In one Bactrocera tryoni isolate S06 chromosome 5, CSIRO_BtryS06_freeze2, whole genome shotgun sequence genomic region, the following are encoded:
- the LOC120777996 gene encoding acyl-CoA-binding protein-like, with protein sequence MVSFAEAAEKAKNFSKKPTDAEFLEFYGLFKQATVGDVNIEKPGALDLKRKAMWDAWNSRKGLSKAAAEEAYVQVYEKYAPIYA encoded by the exons ATGGTGTCT TTCGCAGAAGCAGCCGAAAAAGCAAAGAACTTCTCAAAGAAGCCCACCGACGCCGAATTCTTGGAATTCTACGGTCTCTTCAAGCAGGCTACTGTTGGTGATGTGAACATTGAGAAGCCAGGCGCTTTGGACTTGAAGAGGAAAGCCATGTGGGACGCATGGAACTCACGCAAGGGTCTGTCAAAGGCTGCCGCCGAGGAGGCCTACGTCCAGGTTTACGAGAAATACGCACCCATTTACGCTTAA
- the LOC120778477 gene encoding acyl-CoA-binding protein homolog has translation MSLDEKFNAAAEKAKTFTKRPTDEELLELYALFKQATVGDNNTSKPGMLDLKGKAKWEFWNKQKGKSQDAAKQEYIELVEKLSASYL, from the exons ATGTCGCTTGATGAG AAATTCAATGCCGCTGCTGAAAAGGCAAAAACCTTCACAAAACGTCCCACCGACGAGGAACTATTGGAATTATATGCGCTCTTCAAACAGGCCACGGTAGGCGATAATAACACATCTAAGCCCGGCATGCTCGACCTGAAGGGCAAAGCCAAATGGGAGTTCTGGAACAAGCAGAAGGGCAAATCACAAGACGCCGCCAAGCAGGAATACATAGAACTCGTAGAGAAATTGTCAGCTTCTTATCTTTAA